Proteins encoded within one genomic window of Acidimicrobiales bacterium:
- a CDS encoding MBL fold metallo-hydrolase: protein MSTLIFEDALAEVHMVVVGAYDNNVYVVRCKETGEGMLVDAANEHEKLLDLCRALDVRRVVETHGHWDHIQAVPAVRDAGYSVAVTQADAGMLPSYDEILEDESVIEVGRLRIHTIATPGHTPGSMCFQVQGTPLLLTGDTLFPGGPGATHFENASFPTIMQSLRQRLFTYPDEMLVLPGHGKSTTLGTERPHVDEWEARGW from the coding sequence GTGAGCACGCTCATCTTCGAGGACGCGTTGGCCGAAGTGCACATGGTGGTCGTGGGGGCCTACGACAACAACGTGTACGTGGTGCGATGCAAGGAGACGGGCGAGGGCATGCTCGTCGACGCGGCGAACGAGCACGAGAAGCTGCTCGACTTGTGCCGGGCGCTCGACGTGCGCCGGGTCGTCGAGACCCACGGCCACTGGGACCACATCCAGGCCGTGCCCGCGGTCCGCGACGCCGGCTACTCGGTGGCCGTCACGCAGGCCGACGCCGGGATGCTCCCGTCCTATGACGAGATCCTCGAAGACGAGTCCGTGATCGAAGTCGGCCGCCTGCGGATCCACACGATCGCCACCCCGGGCCACACCCCGGGCTCGATGTGCTTCCAAGTGCAGGGCACGCCCCTGCTGTTGACGGGCGACACCCTGTTCCCGGGCGGCCCGGGTGCGACGCACTTCGAGAACGCGTCGTTCCCGACGATCATGCAGTCGCTGCGCCAGCGGCTCTTCACCTACCCCGACGAGATGCTCGTGCTGCCGGGGCACGGCAAGTCGACGACGCTCGGCACCGAACGGCCCCACGTCGACGAGTGGGAAGCCCGCGGCTGGTAG
- a CDS encoding glycogen debranching N-terminal domain-containing protein, whose protein sequence is MTAPWTFASEPPVLGAAGDVTSLVEGSSFCVSAASGDIVAGSPHGLFFRDSRLISRWELRLNGSRPEALAHVEPDPFAGVTVARDRPRPGHADSTLMLFRRRWIGRGMREDIELRNVGKEPAYCRVELAVESDFADLFEVKEQRVSGGGQTTAEVRGDSIVFTHVRGESSRRLTVAFGDGARVTDKGVTWEAIVPADGTWSASIGASVAIDDHEIEPRFKPGVSTAQAAPEERLNRWRAAVPDVDSDHPLLASVIARGAEDLGALRIFDPEHPERAVVAAGAPWFMTLFGRDSLLTSWMSMVVDPDLALGVLQTLARFQGTKVDLRTEEEPGRILHEMRFGEASSLSLGGGTIYYGTADATPLFVIVLGELRRWGLAPEIVDALAPNAEAAVKWLVEYGDADGDGYVEYQRKTDHGLANQGWKDSWDGVQFADGTIARAPIALAEVQGYAYAAYLAWAYFLAELGRGDESGEWRERAAELKRRFNEDFWLEDKQCFAIALDGDKRPVDAVASNQGHCLWTGIVEPERAAAVVRTLMSPEMFSGWGVRTMATSSAGYNPIGYHTGSVWPHDNAVIVAGLVRYGFVEEAHVIMNGMFDAAALYNRRLPELFAGLARDEFPGVVPYPTSCSPQAWASATPLAFLRAILRLDPWVPHAQIWMAPQLLPGMSELKVHNINLGGGRVTVLVTEKGTEVEGLPDGIELVTEPRDPMTAQTPSAP, encoded by the coding sequence ATGACTGCGCCCTGGACCTTCGCCAGCGAACCGCCGGTTCTCGGGGCCGCGGGCGACGTCACCTCGCTGGTCGAGGGCTCGTCGTTCTGCGTCAGCGCGGCATCGGGCGACATCGTCGCCGGTTCACCCCACGGCCTGTTCTTCCGGGACTCGCGCCTGATCAGCCGGTGGGAGCTGCGGCTCAACGGCAGCCGTCCCGAGGCGCTCGCCCACGTCGAACCCGACCCCTTCGCCGGGGTCACGGTGGCACGCGATCGCCCGCGGCCCGGTCACGCCGACTCGACCCTCATGCTGTTCCGGCGCCGCTGGATCGGCCGGGGCATGCGCGAGGACATCGAGCTGCGCAACGTGGGGAAGGAACCGGCGTACTGCCGCGTCGAGTTGGCGGTCGAGTCCGACTTCGCCGACTTGTTCGAAGTGAAGGAGCAACGTGTCAGCGGCGGCGGCCAGACCACCGCCGAAGTCCGGGGCGATTCGATCGTCTTCACCCACGTGCGCGGCGAGTCGTCGCGCCGGCTGACGGTCGCCTTCGGTGACGGCGCCCGTGTCACCGACAAGGGCGTCACGTGGGAGGCGATCGTGCCGGCCGACGGCACGTGGTCGGCGTCGATCGGCGCGTCGGTCGCCATCGACGACCACGAGATCGAGCCGCGCTTCAAGCCCGGCGTGTCAACGGCGCAAGCCGCACCCGAAGAACGTCTCAACCGCTGGCGCGCCGCGGTCCCCGACGTCGACTCCGACCACCCGCTGTTGGCGTCCGTCATCGCCCGCGGCGCCGAGGACCTCGGCGCGCTGCGCATCTTCGATCCCGAGCATCCCGAGCGGGCCGTGGTGGCCGCCGGCGCGCCGTGGTTCATGACGCTGTTCGGGCGCGACTCGTTGCTCACGTCGTGGATGTCGATGGTCGTCGACCCCGACCTCGCCCTCGGCGTGCTGCAAACGCTGGCGCGCTTTCAGGGGACCAAGGTCGACCTGCGCACCGAGGAGGAACCCGGTCGCATCCTGCACGAGATGCGTTTCGGCGAGGCGTCCTCGCTGTCGTTGGGCGGCGGGACGATCTACTACGGCACCGCCGACGCCACCCCGCTGTTCGTGATCGTGCTGGGCGAGTTGCGCCGCTGGGGTCTGGCGCCCGAGATCGTCGACGCGCTGGCGCCGAACGCTGAAGCGGCGGTGAAGTGGCTCGTCGAATACGGCGACGCCGACGGCGACGGCTACGTCGAGTACCAGCGCAAGACGGACCACGGTCTCGCGAACCAAGGCTGGAAGGACTCGTGGGACGGGGTGCAGTTTGCCGACGGCACCATCGCGCGCGCCCCCATCGCGCTCGCCGAAGTGCAGGGCTACGCCTACGCCGCCTACCTCGCGTGGGCGTACTTCCTTGCTGAACTCGGTCGCGGTGACGAGTCGGGCGAGTGGCGTGAGCGTGCCGCCGAACTCAAGCGCCGCTTCAACGAAGACTTCTGGCTCGAGGACAAGCAGTGTTTCGCCATCGCGCTTGACGGCGACAAGCGACCGGTTGACGCCGTCGCTTCGAACCAGGGCCACTGCCTGTGGACCGGCATCGTCGAGCCGGAGAGGGCGGCGGCCGTCGTGCGGACGTTGATGTCGCCCGAGATGTTCTCGGGCTGGGGCGTGCGCACCATGGCGACGAGCTCGGCGGGCTACAACCCGATCGGCTACCACACCGGTTCGGTGTGGCCCCACGACAACGCCGTGATCGTCGCCGGGCTCGTGCGGTACGGCTTCGTCGAAGAGGCGCACGTGATCATGAACGGCATGTTCGACGCCGCCGCGCTCTACAACCGCCGCCTGCCCGAGCTGTTCGCCGGGTTGGCGCGCGACGAGTTTCCCGGCGTCGTGCCCTACCCGACGTCGTGCTCGCCGCAAGCATGGGCGTCGGCGACGCCGCTGGCGTTCCTGCGCGCCATCCTGCGCCTCGACCCCTGGGTGCCCCACGCCCAGATCTGGATGGCGCCGCAGCTCCTGCCCGGAATGTCGGAACTGAAGGTCCACAACATCAACCTGGGGGGCGGGCGCGTCACGGTCCTCGTGACGGAGAAGGGCACCGAAGTCGAGGGGCTGCCCGATGGGATCGAGCTCGTGACCGAACCACGCGATCCGATGACGGCGCAGACGCCGAGCGCCCCCTAG
- a CDS encoding methyltransferase domain-containing protein, with product MTPGRVWDAGTYHRVSAPLEAMALPVLARLALRGDERVLDAGCGSGRVTQHVTDAVPEGRVVAVDADADMVRAAAAALVGTSAVVRQVDLLQLDLPALAVGLDAVDCVFSTATFHWIQDHDALFARLLAALVPGGRLEAQCGGGANLARVHAVARDVARQEQYADALYDVEGVTNFATPEDTESRLRAAGFTAVRCWLEEIPVVPDDPIAYLRTIILGPHVERLGDDLGMAFVHEVAEGLGSPGNVTLDYVRLNISARRP from the coding sequence GTGACGCCCGGGCGCGTCTGGGACGCCGGCACCTACCACCGCGTGTCGGCTCCGCTGGAGGCGATGGCGCTGCCGGTGCTGGCGCGCCTGGCGCTGCGCGGCGACGAGCGTGTGCTCGACGCCGGCTGCGGCAGCGGGCGAGTCACCCAGCACGTCACAGACGCCGTGCCGGAGGGTCGCGTCGTTGCAGTCGACGCCGACGCGGACATGGTGCGCGCCGCCGCGGCAGCGCTCGTAGGAACGTCGGCCGTTGTGCGTCAGGTCGACCTCCTCCAGCTCGACCTTCCGGCGCTCGCCGTGGGCCTCGACGCCGTGGACTGTGTGTTCTCGACCGCGACGTTTCACTGGATCCAGGATCACGACGCGCTCTTCGCTCGCCTGCTCGCCGCGTTGGTTCCCGGAGGTCGGCTCGAGGCGCAGTGCGGTGGCGGCGCCAATCTGGCGCGCGTCCACGCGGTGGCGCGCGACGTGGCGCGTCAGGAGCAGTACGCGGACGCGCTCTACGACGTCGAAGGCGTGACGAACTTTGCGACGCCGGAGGACACCGAGTCGCGCCTGCGCGCTGCGGGCTTCACGGCAGTCCGCTGCTGGCTGGAGGAGATTCCGGTCGTGCCCGACGACCCGATTGCGTACCTCCGCACGATCATTCTCGGGCCTCACGTCGAGCGTTTGGGGGACGACCTAGGCATGGCATTCGTACACGAAGTGGCAGAGGGGCTCGGCTCGCCCGGCAACGTGACCTTGGACTACGTCCGCCTGAACATCTCGGCGCGGCGGCCATGA
- the sufC gene encoding Fe-S cluster assembly ATPase SufC, protein MTSPNPPVLEVQNLHASVDGTEILRGLDLVVRPGEIHAIMGPNGSGKSTLANTLLGNPEYAVTDGKIFFKGQDVTDWPTDVRAKAGMFLAFQYPEEIAGVPVVQFLRQALSQRKGVDLSVLELRLSIMEWMKKLDMDPSFGDRYLNEGFSGGEKKRNEILQMAILEPDVAILDETDSGLDIDALRIVANGVRQVRTARPDLGVVVITHYQRILDELKPDFVHLLFDGRIAKSGGPELAETLESEGYEGFRA, encoded by the coding sequence GTGACCAGCCCGAACCCTCCTGTCCTCGAGGTCCAGAACCTGCACGCGTCGGTCGACGGAACCGAGATCCTGCGCGGCCTCGACCTCGTCGTCCGCCCCGGTGAGATCCACGCCATCATGGGCCCGAACGGCTCGGGCAAGTCGACGCTGGCCAACACGCTGCTCGGCAACCCCGAGTACGCAGTCACCGACGGCAAGATCTTCTTCAAGGGCCAAGACGTCACCGACTGGCCGACCGACGTGCGGGCCAAGGCCGGCATGTTCCTCGCCTTCCAGTACCCCGAAGAGATCGCCGGCGTTCCCGTCGTCCAGTTCCTGCGCCAAGCCTTGTCGCAGCGCAAGGGCGTCGACCTGTCGGTACTCGAACTGCGGTTGTCGATCATGGAGTGGATGAAGAAGCTCGACATGGACCCGAGCTTTGGCGACCGCTACCTCAACGAGGGCTTCTCCGGCGGCGAGAAGAAGCGCAACGAGATCCTCCAGATGGCCATCCTCGAACCCGACGTCGCCATCCTCGACGAGACCGACTCCGGGCTCGACATCGACGCCCTGCGCATCGTCGCCAACGGCGTGCGTCAGGTGCGCACCGCCCGGCCCGACCTCGGCGTCGTCGTCATCACGCACTACCAGCGCATCCTCGACGAGCTAAAACCCGACTTCGTGCACCTGCTCTTCGACGGCCGCATCGCCAAGTCGGGTGGCCCCGAGTTGGCAGAGACGCTGGAGTCGGAGGGTTACGAAGGGTTCCGGGCGTGA
- a CDS encoding acyl-CoA dehydrogenase family protein, whose product MNFAFTEEQDELRSSVRKFMEQKSPSAEVRRLMETTDGYDPAVWDQMANQLGLQGLAIPEEFGGSGYSFIELGIVLEEMGRALLCAPFFSGVLAQTALLQSGDDAAKKEFLPGIASGETIATLAFTEQNGRWDEEGITLPATQSGDSWTLNGNKMFVLDGHVANLIVVAARTGAGVSLFAVDATDSSVTREALSTMDQTRKQASVTFNNTPAKLIGTDGGGWATMQTTLDLAAVALANEQVGGAQKVLEMSVEYAKVRVQFGRPIGSFQAIKHKCADMLLEVESAKSAAYYAAWCAAEMNDELPVTASLAKAYCSDAYFHAAAENIQIHGGIGFTWEHDAHLYFKRAKSMELFLGDPTYHRELLAQRIGI is encoded by the coding sequence ATGAATTTCGCCTTCACCGAAGAGCAAGACGAGCTGCGCAGCTCCGTGCGCAAGTTCATGGAGCAGAAGTCGCCCTCCGCCGAGGTGCGCCGCCTCATGGAAACGACCGACGGTTACGACCCGGCGGTGTGGGACCAGATGGCCAACCAGCTCGGCCTCCAGGGCCTCGCCATCCCCGAGGAGTTCGGCGGCTCGGGCTACTCGTTCATCGAGCTCGGCATCGTCCTCGAGGAGATGGGTCGCGCCCTGCTGTGCGCTCCGTTCTTCTCTGGCGTGCTCGCCCAGACGGCGCTGCTCCAGTCGGGCGACGACGCCGCCAAGAAGGAGTTCCTGCCGGGGATCGCGTCGGGTGAGACCATCGCCACCCTCGCCTTCACCGAGCAGAACGGCCGCTGGGACGAGGAGGGCATCACGCTGCCGGCGACGCAGTCCGGCGACAGCTGGACGCTCAACGGCAACAAGATGTTCGTGCTCGACGGCCACGTCGCCAATTTGATCGTCGTCGCCGCCCGCACCGGCGCCGGCGTGTCGCTCTTCGCCGTTGACGCCACCGACAGCTCGGTGACCCGCGAAGCACTCTCGACGATGGACCAGACGCGCAAGCAGGCGAGCGTCACCTTCAACAACACGCCGGCCAAGCTGATCGGCACCGACGGCGGCGGCTGGGCGACGATGCAGACCACGCTCGACCTCGCGGCTGTGGCGCTCGCCAACGAGCAGGTTGGCGGGGCGCAGAAGGTGCTCGAGATGTCGGTCGAGTACGCCAAGGTGCGCGTGCAGTTCGGTCGCCCGATCGGTTCGTTCCAGGCGATCAAGCACAAGTGCGCCGACATGCTGCTCGAGGTCGAGTCGGCCAAGTCAGCGGCGTACTACGCGGCGTGGTGCGCGGCGGAGATGAACGACGAGTTGCCCGTCACGGCGTCGCTCGCCAAGGCGTACTGCTCGGACGCGTACTTCCACGCGGCGGCCGAGAACATCCAGATCCACGGCGGCATCGGCTTCACCTGGGAGCACGACGCCCACCTGTACTTCAAGCGGGCCAAGTCGATGGAACTGTTCCTCGGCGACCCGACGTATCACCGCGAGCTGCTGGCGCAGCGCATCGGTATTTAA
- a CDS encoding amidase, which translates to MNEWITRLDATGNGPRLAVKDAIDVAGVPTTVGCKAIADSAQPAGADAPCVATARAAGARIVGKANLHELCFGTTGLNPTFGNPLNPRWPDLVPGGSSSGSAVAIVLDEADVAYGTDTGGSVRLPAACCGIAGLKTTWGRVSLDGVWPLSPALDTVGPLARDVAGLVLGMQLLEPGFSLEGVAAAPAIGRLASPVAVDPALQRVVDDALARSGIAVQDVALAGWDQANVTFALVIGFEAWRSDAALMDVPGGVHDYVGDRLRGCASITRQQYDAALPTREAWVDEVAALLQRVPVLALPTLHERPVTTDADFLPNPLVHPFNTARTPAISIPVGTGPGESLQLVAAPGGEELLLATAAVIEQAVALAW; encoded by the coding sequence ATGAACGAGTGGATCACGCGCCTCGACGCCACGGGGAACGGGCCGCGCCTCGCGGTGAAAGACGCCATCGACGTCGCCGGCGTACCGACGACGGTCGGATGCAAGGCGATCGCCGACTCGGCGCAGCCAGCCGGCGCTGACGCGCCGTGCGTGGCGACGGCGCGCGCCGCGGGAGCGCGCATCGTGGGCAAGGCGAACCTGCACGAACTGTGCTTTGGGACGACGGGTCTCAACCCGACCTTCGGGAATCCGCTCAACCCGCGCTGGCCCGACCTCGTGCCCGGCGGGTCGTCGAGTGGTTCGGCGGTCGCGATCGTGCTCGACGAAGCCGACGTCGCCTACGGAACCGACACCGGAGGCTCCGTGCGCCTGCCGGCTGCGTGCTGCGGCATCGCCGGGCTCAAGACCACGTGGGGTCGTGTATCGCTCGACGGCGTGTGGCCGCTGTCCCCGGCGCTCGACACGGTGGGGCCGCTCGCGCGCGATGTCGCCGGACTCGTGCTCGGCATGCAACTGCTCGAACCCGGGTTCTCCCTCGAGGGCGTCGCGGCGGCGCCGGCGATCGGCCGCCTGGCGTCGCCGGTGGCCGTCGACCCGGCGTTGCAGCGCGTCGTCGACGACGCGCTGGCCCGCAGCGGTATCGCGGTGCAGGACGTCGCCCTCGCCGGCTGGGATCAAGCGAACGTCACGTTCGCGCTCGTCATCGGCTTCGAGGCGTGGCGCTCCGATGCGGCGCTCATGGACGTTCCGGGCGGCGTGCACGACTACGTCGGCGATCGCCTGCGCGGCTGCGCCTCGATCACGCGCCAGCAGTACGACGCCGCGCTGCCGACGCGCGAAGCGTGGGTCGACGAGGTGGCCGCGTTGCTCCAGCGCGTGCCGGTGTTGGCGTTGCCGACGCTGCACGAGCGCCCGGTCACTACGGACGCCGACTTCCTGCCGAACCCGTTGGTGCACCCGTTCAACACGGCGCGCACACCGGCGATCTCGATTCCCGTGGGCACCGGACCGGGGGAGAGTTTGCAGCTGGTGGCGGCGCCGGGCGGAGAGGAACTGCTGCTGGCTACCGCGGCGGTGATCGAGCAGGCGGTGGCGCTCGCGTGGTGA
- a CDS encoding TA system VapC family ribonuclease toxin, which yields MTDRLLDPNLLIALVVGDHVHHTLAEEWFIRDGEPFATSPTTQGALVRFLIRHGATAAEAIAVLRGVTGNERHRFWPDDNTYDIDLAGVIGPRQVTDAYLAYLARAHDARLVTLDKTVAALHPDVADLVGTR from the coding sequence ATGACTGACCGGCTGCTCGATCCCAACTTGCTCATCGCACTCGTGGTGGGTGACCACGTCCACCACACGCTCGCAGAGGAATGGTTCATCCGCGACGGCGAGCCGTTCGCGACATCACCAACGACGCAGGGTGCCCTGGTGCGCTTTCTCATCCGTCACGGCGCGACCGCGGCCGAAGCCATCGCCGTGCTGCGCGGTGTGACGGGCAACGAGCGGCACAGATTCTGGCCCGACGACAACACCTACGACATCGATCTCGCCGGGGTCATCGGTCCCCGCCAGGTGACCGACGCCTACCTGGCGTACCTCGCCCGAGCGCACGACGCGCGCCTCGTCACCCTCGACAAAACCGTCGCCGCCCTCCACCCCGACGTCGCCGACCTCGTCGGTACCAGATGA
- a CDS encoding SUF system NifU family Fe-S cluster assembly protein: MAGLEDLYREIILDHYRSPRNRGELPSPPATKVEGYNPLCGDEIVLYLQVEDGVVTDVKIGGQGCSISQSSASMMSAAIKGKTVAEVRALVRAFKSMMSIHESRLEGEGEAPSAEDAAADADVKLGDLEALQGVVKFPVRIKCATLSWNTLTQALDEATA; encoded by the coding sequence ATGGCCGGCCTCGAAGACCTCTATCGCGAGATCATCCTCGACCATTACCGCTCGCCGCGGAACCGGGGCGAGTTGCCGTCGCCCCCCGCCACCAAGGTCGAGGGCTACAACCCGCTGTGCGGCGACGAGATCGTGCTGTACCTCCAGGTCGAAGACGGCGTCGTGACCGACGTGAAGATCGGCGGCCAGGGCTGCTCGATCAGCCAGTCCTCGGCGTCGATGATGTCGGCCGCCATCAAGGGCAAGACCGTCGCCGAGGTGCGGGCGCTCGTGCGGGCGTTCAAGTCGATGATGTCGATCCACGAGAGCCGTCTCGAGGGCGAAGGCGAAGCCCCGTCCGCCGAGGATGCCGCCGCCGACGCCGACGTCAAGCTCGGCGATCTCGAGGCGCTTCAGGGCGTGGTGAAGTTCCCCGTCCGCATCAAGTGCGCCACGCTGAGCTGGAACACGCTCACCCAAGCATTGGACGAAGCCACCGCCTAA
- a CDS encoding cysteine desulfurase, whose protein sequence is MTPKLDSTVVRKDFPILADGKLVYLDSASSSQKPTAVLDAMTRYYETTHANVHRGVYAIAEQATQMYEDARAKMARFLGAGDTAEVVFAKNVTEGINLFVQSWGRQNLKPGDVVLLTTMEHHAMLVPWLMLAPQLGVELRYLETTPDGYLDLSDLDAKLAGVKFVGVTAASNVLGTLNPIRQITDAAHAAGAVVLVDGAQSAPHVVTDVAALGCDAFGWTGHKMLGPTGIGGLWARRDLLEQIPPFLGGGEMIRDVRLDGFEPNDVPWKFEAGTPPIAEAIGLGAAVDYIGALGMDAIRQHEMELTQYAFDAFREHFGDDATVHGPHNVEHRTGVFSFAYKDIHPHDIAQVLDTHGVCVRAGHHCAKPLMRCLGVPATARASFYVYNDTSDVDALITALVDADAMFC, encoded by the coding sequence GTGACGCCGAAGCTCGACTCCACGGTCGTCCGCAAGGACTTTCCGATCCTCGCCGACGGCAAACTCGTGTACCTCGACAGCGCGTCGTCGTCGCAGAAGCCCACGGCTGTACTCGACGCCATGACCCGCTACTACGAGACGACGCACGCCAACGTGCACCGCGGCGTCTACGCGATCGCCGAGCAGGCCACGCAGATGTACGAGGACGCGCGGGCGAAGATGGCGCGCTTCCTCGGCGCCGGCGACACCGCCGAGGTCGTCTTCGCCAAGAACGTCACCGAAGGCATCAACTTGTTCGTCCAGAGCTGGGGCCGCCAAAACCTCAAGCCGGGCGACGTCGTCCTGCTGACCACCATGGAGCACCACGCGATGTTGGTGCCGTGGCTGATGCTGGCGCCGCAACTCGGCGTCGAGTTGCGCTACCTCGAGACGACGCCCGACGGCTACCTCGACCTGTCGGACCTCGACGCCAAGCTCGCGGGCGTGAAGTTCGTCGGCGTCACCGCGGCGTCGAACGTGCTCGGCACGCTCAACCCAATCCGCCAGATCACCGACGCGGCGCACGCGGCCGGGGCCGTCGTACTCGTCGACGGCGCGCAGTCAGCGCCGCACGTCGTCACCGACGTCGCCGCGCTCGGCTGTGACGCCTTCGGGTGGACGGGCCACAAGATGCTCGGCCCGACCGGCATCGGCGGCCTGTGGGCGCGCCGCGACCTGCTCGAGCAGATCCCGCCGTTCCTCGGCGGTGGCGAGATGATCCGCGACGTCCGCCTCGATGGCTTCGAGCCCAACGACGTGCCGTGGAAGTTCGAGGCGGGCACGCCCCCGATCGCCGAGGCGATCGGGCTCGGCGCGGCCGTCGACTACATCGGCGCCCTCGGCATGGATGCGATCCGCCAGCACGAGATGGAATTGACGCAGTACGCGTTCGACGCCTTCCGCGAGCACTTCGGCGACGACGCCACGGTCCACGGACCGCACAACGTCGAGCACCGCACCGGCGTGTTCTCGTTCGCGTACAAGGACATCCACCCGCACGACATCGCCCAGGTGCTCGACACCCACGGCGTGTGCGTGCGCGCCGGTCACCACTGCGCCAAGCCGCTGATGCGCTGCCTCGGCGTGCCCGCTACCGCCCGCGCGTCGTTCTACGTGTACAACGACACGTCCGACGTCGACGCCCTGATCACTGCGTTGGTCGATGCCGACGCCATGTTTTGCTAG
- a CDS encoding alpha/beta fold hydrolase, which yields MAESVVLPGAAGDLVGRLALPPGAERGAAAMVLCHGFPSPPRGARASGEGYAELAEFVADETGAAVLTFTFRGCGRSAGDFSLRGWIDDLGVAVDWLIKTRNVGEVGVAGFSAGGAVALCRAAVDERVSSVAGFAVPATFDDWSNEPRKFLDRCRSLGVVRDKDFPLDVAAWAQEFVAETPERAAAHVGKRPVMLVQGYDDDVVAPTDVRRIEAAITQHHGDVEVRMLVGAGHRLRHDPRAIAMLVGWASRLGPVRADSE from the coding sequence GTGGCTGAGTCGGTCGTCTTGCCCGGTGCGGCCGGCGACCTCGTGGGCCGGCTGGCGCTGCCGCCGGGCGCCGAGCGCGGCGCGGCAGCGATGGTGTTGTGCCACGGCTTCCCGTCACCTCCACGGGGTGCCCGCGCCAGCGGCGAGGGATACGCCGAGCTGGCCGAGTTCGTCGCCGACGAGACGGGCGCGGCGGTCCTGACGTTCACGTTCCGCGGCTGTGGCCGTTCCGCCGGCGACTTCTCGCTGCGCGGGTGGATCGACGACCTCGGCGTCGCCGTCGACTGGCTGATCAAGACGCGCAACGTCGGCGAAGTCGGCGTCGCGGGTTTCAGCGCCGGAGGCGCCGTGGCTCTGTGTCGTGCGGCGGTGGACGAGCGCGTCAGTTCGGTCGCCGGCTTCGCCGTCCCTGCGACCTTCGACGACTGGTCGAATGAACCGCGCAAGTTCCTCGACCGCTGCCGGTCGCTCGGGGTCGTGCGCGACAAAGATTTCCCGCTCGACGTGGCCGCGTGGGCCCAGGAATTCGTGGCGGAGACGCCCGAGCGCGCGGCGGCGCACGTGGGTAAGCGACCCGTCATGCTCGTGCAGGGATACGACGACGACGTCGTGGCGCCGACCGACGTGCGCCGGATCGAAGCGGCCATCACGCAACACCACGGCGACGTGGAGGTGCGCATGCTCGTGGGTGCCGGTCACCGCTTGCGTCACGACCCGCGGGCGATCGCGATGCTCGTCGGTTGGGCCTCGCGGCTCGGCCCCGTGCGGGCGGACTCCGAGTGA
- a CDS encoding nitroreductase, whose product MDALDAIFARRSIGRLQPPAPTPEDLDTILRAAAVAPDHKTLRPWKFVVLDGDAKDAFGGVLADAYRARTLAAGKEIVAAKEDKERTKLGRAPLVVVVGAVNRGEDSIPFIEQYAAAAAASQNMLIAATALGYGSMWRTGDPAYDDDVKAALGFSEDDAIVGFLYLGTPTAAAAKHPNEADLTDLVTRWRPQT is encoded by the coding sequence GTGGACGCCCTCGACGCCATCTTCGCCCGCCGCTCGATCGGACGCCTGCAACCGCCGGCGCCGACGCCCGAGGACCTCGACACGATTCTGCGCGCCGCCGCCGTCGCTCCGGACCACAAGACGCTGCGCCCATGGAAGTTCGTCGTCCTCGACGGCGACGCCAAGGACGCGTTCGGGGGCGTGCTCGCCGATGCCTATCGCGCCCGCACTCTCGCGGCGGGAAAGGAGATCGTCGCCGCCAAGGAGGACAAGGAACGCACGAAGCTGGGCCGCGCCCCGCTCGTGGTTGTCGTGGGTGCGGTGAACCGCGGCGAGGACTCGATCCCGTTCATCGAGCAGTACGCCGCGGCCGCGGCGGCGTCACAGAACATGCTGATCGCCGCGACCGCTCTCGGCTACGGGTCGATGTGGCGCACCGGCGACCCGGCCTATGACGACGACGTGAAAGCGGCGCTCGGCTTCTCCGAGGACGACGCCATCGTCGGCTTCCTCTACCTCGGCACGCCCACCGCCGCGGCGGCGAAGCACCCCAACGAGGCCGACCTCACCGACCTCGTTACCCGCTGGCGGCCCCAGACCTAG